One Poecilia reticulata strain Guanapo linkage group LG19, Guppy_female_1.0+MT, whole genome shotgun sequence genomic window carries:
- the bicd1a gene encoding protein bicaudal D homolog 1 isoform X1, translating into MAAGGGCGESVDQYRAEVERLTQELAEANREKIRAAECGLAVLEENQALKQKYAELEADQETLRKELEQLQEAFGQAYTNQRKVAEDGETIEETLLQESASKEAYYMGRLLELQTEATLSRSVASNAQAENERLNALLQELRESNEMLDLQRSRMREEIKEYKFRETRLLQDYSELEEENITLQKLVSTLKQSQVEYEGLKHEIKVLEEETVLLNSQLEDALRLKDISEGQLEEALDALKTEREQKNNLRKELAHHISLSDSVYGAGAHLALTVTGVEGLKFAEETGGGGGNVPNGGAIPAANGNMEDSNRCNGHLHHGPVLAKASGDYRAGRKADGLVPDLFSELNLSEMQKLKQQLLQVEREKAGLLMTLQESQTQLQHTQGALTEQNERVHRLTENVNALKHLNADKELDDPQESEKPDGGSPSSNGHLDPDIHGFEILECKYKVAVTEVIDLKAELKALKEKYNQAVEGQGDCHNDDRVQALTEQVSHLEQSYRESRERVAGLEAELRAASHTATESQSMLNAAQDELVTFSEELAQLYHHVCLCNNETPNRVMLDYYRQSRITRSGSLKGPEDPRALLSPRLARRLAAVSAACSPDSPRSPMDSPSRDAHHSNAAGNTAGGVADSSSCHSSPIHNIGGSPSISISRCPSPVPSDAGGDLRREPMNIYNLNAIIRDQIKHLQRAVDRSLQLSRQRAAAREMATMLDKDKESCMEEILKLKSLLSTKREQIATLRLVLKANKQTAENALANLKSKYENEKSVVTETMMKLRNELKALKEDAATFSSLRAMFATRCDEYVTQLDEMQRQLAAAEDEKKTLNSLLRMAIQQKLALTQRLEDLEFDHEQIHRGRGAKVPKIKSSPPKFFVDCQQPSASVPTFSPQLRRGRASLARR; encoded by the exons gCGTTCGGTCAGGCCTACACCAACCAGCGCAAGGTGGCAGAGGATGGAGAGACCATTGAGGAGACGCTGCTGCAGGAGTCAGCCTCCAAGGAGGCGTATTACATGGGCcggctgctggagctgcagacgGAGGCGACGCTGAGCCGCTCGGTGGCGTCCAACGCTCAGGCGGAGAACGAGAGGCTCAACGCGCTTCTGCAGGAGCTGCGAGAG AGCAACGAGATGCTGGACCTGCAGCGCAGCAGGATGAGGGAGGAGATCAAGGAGTATAAGTTCAGGGAGACGCGTCTCCTCCAGGACTACAgcgagctggaggaggagaacatCACCCTGCAGAAGCTGGTCTCCACGCTCAAGCAGAGCCAG GTGGAGTATGAGGGGCTGAAACATGAAATCAAAGTTCTGGAGGAGGAGACGGTCCTCCTCAACAGCCAGCTGGAGGACGCTCTGCGTCTGAAGGACATCTCAGAGGGACAGCTGGAGGAAGCGCTGGACGCCCTGAAGACGGAGCGCGAGCAGAAGAACAACCTGAGGAAGGAGCTGGCCCACCACATCAGCCTGAGCGACAGCGTGTACGGGGCCGGGGCCCACCTGGCGCTCACCGTCACCGGCGTCGAGGGCCTCAAGTTCGCCGAGGAGaccggcggcggcggcggcaacGTTCCCAACGGCGGCGCCATCCCTGCTGCCAACGGCAACATGGAGGACAGCAACCGCTGCAACGGCCACCTGCACCACGGCCCCGTCCTGGCCAAGGCCAGCGGGGATTACCGCGCCGGCAGGAAGGCGGACGGCCTGGTGCCGGACCTGTTCAGCGAGCTCAACCTGTCCGAGATGCagaagctgaagcagcagctgctgcag GTGGAGCGTGAGAAGGCGGGTCTGCTGATGACCCTGCAGGAGTCGCAGACCCAGCTGCAGCACACGCAGGGCGCCCTGACGGAGCAGAACGAGCGCGTCCATCGCCTCACCGAAAACGTCAACGCCCTCAAACACCTGAACGCCGACAAGGAGCTGGACGACCCGCAAGAGAGCGAGAAGCCAGACGGCGGCTCCCCGTCGTCCAACGGCCACCTCGACCCTGACATCCACGGGTTTGAGATCCTGGAGTGTAAGTACAAGGTGGCGGTGACGGAGGTGATCGACCTGAAGGCCGAGCTCAAAGCCTTAAAGGAGAAGTACAACCAGGCGGTGGAGGGCCAGGGAGACTGCCACAACGACGACCGGGTCCAGGCGCTGACTGAGCAG GTTTCCCATTTGGAGCAGAGCTACCGTGAGAGCCGGGAGCGCGTGGCTGGCCTGGAGGCCGAGCTGCGCGCCGCATCACACACGGCGACGGAGAGCCAGAGCATGCTGAACGCGGCGCAGGACGAGCTGGTGACCTTCAGCGAGGAGCTGGCGCAGCTCTACCACCACGTCTGCCTCTGCAACAACGAGACGCCCAACCGCGTCATGCTGGATTACTACCGGCAGAGCCGCATCACACGCAGCGGCAGCCTGAAGGGCCCCGAGGATCCGCGGGCGCTGCTGTCTCCCCGCCTGGCGCGCCGCCTCGCCGCCGTGTCCGCAGCCTGCTCGCCCGACTCCCCGCGCAGCCCAATGGACTCTCCGTCCAGAGACGCCCACCACAGCAACGCGGCGGGCAACACGGCGGGCGGCGTGGCAGACTCGTCGTCCTGCCACAGCAGCCCCATCCATAACATCGGCGGCTCGCCCTCCATCAGCATATCCCGCTGCCCGTCTCCGGTGCCGTCGGACGCGGGCGGCGACCTGCGGAGGGAGCCGATGAACATCTACAACCTGAACGCCATCATCCGAGACCAGATCAAGCACCTGCAGCGGGCCGTGGACCGCTCGCTGCAGCTGTCCCGGCAGAGAGCTGCAGCCAGGGAGATGGCCACCATGCTGGACAAGGACAAGGAGTCGTGCATGGAGGAAATCCTGAAGCTCAAGTCGCTGCTCAGCACCAAGAGGGAGCAGATCGCCACGCTGCGCCTCGTCCTCAAGGCCAATAAACAG ACAGCAGAAAATGCCCTGGCTAACCTGAAGAGCAagtatgaaaatgaaaagtcaGTGGTGACAGAGACCATGATGAAGCTGAGGAACGAGCTGAAGGCTCTGAAGGAAGACGCTGCCACCTTCTCCTCTCTCAGAGCCATGTTCGCCACGAG GTGTGATGAGTACGTCACCCAGCTGGACGAGATGCAGAGGCAGCTGGCCGCAGCAGAGGACGAGAAGAAGACGCTCAACTCCCTCCTCAGGATGGCGATCCAGCAGAAGCTCGCCCTGACGCAGCGGCTGGAGGACCTGGAGTTTGACCACGAGCAGATTCACCGCGGCCGCGGCGCCAAAGTGCCCAAGATAAAAAGCAGCCCACCCAAA ttttttgtAGATTGTCAGCAGCCTTCTGCCTCAGTACCGACATTCTCCCCACAACTAAGGCGAGGGAGAGCCTCCTTAGCCCGCAGGTAA
- the bicd1a gene encoding protein bicaudal D homolog 1 isoform X3: MAAGGGCGESVDQYRAEVERLTQELAEANREKIRAAECGLAVLEENQALKQKYAELEADQETLRKELEQLQEAFGQAYTNQRKVAEDGETIEETLLQESASKEAYYMGRLLELQTEATLSRSVASNAQAENERLNALLQELRESNEMLDLQRSRMREEIKEYKFRETRLLQDYSELEEENITLQKLVSTLKQSQVEYEGLKHEIKVLEEETVLLNSQLEDALRLKDISEGQLEEALDALKTEREQKNNLRKELAHHISLSDSVYGAGAHLALTVTGVEGLKFAEETGGGGGNVPNGGAIPAANGNMEDSNRCNGHLHHGPVLAKASGDYRAGRKADGLVPDLFSELNLSEMQKLKQQLLQVEREKAGLLMTLQESQTQLQHTQGALTEQNERVHRLTENVNALKHLNADKELDDPQESEKPDGGSPSSNGHLDPDIHGFEILECKYKVAVTEVIDLKAELKALKEKYNQAVEGQGDCHNDDRVQALTEQVSHLEQSYRESRERVAGLEAELRAASHTATESQSMLNAAQDELVTFSEELAQLYHHVCLCNNETPNRVMLDYYRQSRITRSGSLKGPEDPRALLSPRLARRLAAVSAACSPDSPRSPMDSPSRDAHHSNAAGNTAGGVADSSSCHSSPIHNIGGSPSISISRCPSPVPSDAGGDLRREPMNIYNLNAIIRDQIKHLQRAVDRSLQLSRQRAAAREMATMLDKDKESCMEEILKLKSLLSTKREQIATLRLVLKANKQTAENALANLKSKYENEKSVVTETMMKLRNELKALKEDAATFSSLRAMFATRCDEYVTQLDEMQRQLAAAEDEKKTLNSLLRMAIQQKLALTQRLEDLEFDHEQIHRGRGAKVPKIKSSPPKVSRVCDL; this comes from the exons gCGTTCGGTCAGGCCTACACCAACCAGCGCAAGGTGGCAGAGGATGGAGAGACCATTGAGGAGACGCTGCTGCAGGAGTCAGCCTCCAAGGAGGCGTATTACATGGGCcggctgctggagctgcagacgGAGGCGACGCTGAGCCGCTCGGTGGCGTCCAACGCTCAGGCGGAGAACGAGAGGCTCAACGCGCTTCTGCAGGAGCTGCGAGAG AGCAACGAGATGCTGGACCTGCAGCGCAGCAGGATGAGGGAGGAGATCAAGGAGTATAAGTTCAGGGAGACGCGTCTCCTCCAGGACTACAgcgagctggaggaggagaacatCACCCTGCAGAAGCTGGTCTCCACGCTCAAGCAGAGCCAG GTGGAGTATGAGGGGCTGAAACATGAAATCAAAGTTCTGGAGGAGGAGACGGTCCTCCTCAACAGCCAGCTGGAGGACGCTCTGCGTCTGAAGGACATCTCAGAGGGACAGCTGGAGGAAGCGCTGGACGCCCTGAAGACGGAGCGCGAGCAGAAGAACAACCTGAGGAAGGAGCTGGCCCACCACATCAGCCTGAGCGACAGCGTGTACGGGGCCGGGGCCCACCTGGCGCTCACCGTCACCGGCGTCGAGGGCCTCAAGTTCGCCGAGGAGaccggcggcggcggcggcaacGTTCCCAACGGCGGCGCCATCCCTGCTGCCAACGGCAACATGGAGGACAGCAACCGCTGCAACGGCCACCTGCACCACGGCCCCGTCCTGGCCAAGGCCAGCGGGGATTACCGCGCCGGCAGGAAGGCGGACGGCCTGGTGCCGGACCTGTTCAGCGAGCTCAACCTGTCCGAGATGCagaagctgaagcagcagctgctgcag GTGGAGCGTGAGAAGGCGGGTCTGCTGATGACCCTGCAGGAGTCGCAGACCCAGCTGCAGCACACGCAGGGCGCCCTGACGGAGCAGAACGAGCGCGTCCATCGCCTCACCGAAAACGTCAACGCCCTCAAACACCTGAACGCCGACAAGGAGCTGGACGACCCGCAAGAGAGCGAGAAGCCAGACGGCGGCTCCCCGTCGTCCAACGGCCACCTCGACCCTGACATCCACGGGTTTGAGATCCTGGAGTGTAAGTACAAGGTGGCGGTGACGGAGGTGATCGACCTGAAGGCCGAGCTCAAAGCCTTAAAGGAGAAGTACAACCAGGCGGTGGAGGGCCAGGGAGACTGCCACAACGACGACCGGGTCCAGGCGCTGACTGAGCAG GTTTCCCATTTGGAGCAGAGCTACCGTGAGAGCCGGGAGCGCGTGGCTGGCCTGGAGGCCGAGCTGCGCGCCGCATCACACACGGCGACGGAGAGCCAGAGCATGCTGAACGCGGCGCAGGACGAGCTGGTGACCTTCAGCGAGGAGCTGGCGCAGCTCTACCACCACGTCTGCCTCTGCAACAACGAGACGCCCAACCGCGTCATGCTGGATTACTACCGGCAGAGCCGCATCACACGCAGCGGCAGCCTGAAGGGCCCCGAGGATCCGCGGGCGCTGCTGTCTCCCCGCCTGGCGCGCCGCCTCGCCGCCGTGTCCGCAGCCTGCTCGCCCGACTCCCCGCGCAGCCCAATGGACTCTCCGTCCAGAGACGCCCACCACAGCAACGCGGCGGGCAACACGGCGGGCGGCGTGGCAGACTCGTCGTCCTGCCACAGCAGCCCCATCCATAACATCGGCGGCTCGCCCTCCATCAGCATATCCCGCTGCCCGTCTCCGGTGCCGTCGGACGCGGGCGGCGACCTGCGGAGGGAGCCGATGAACATCTACAACCTGAACGCCATCATCCGAGACCAGATCAAGCACCTGCAGCGGGCCGTGGACCGCTCGCTGCAGCTGTCCCGGCAGAGAGCTGCAGCCAGGGAGATGGCCACCATGCTGGACAAGGACAAGGAGTCGTGCATGGAGGAAATCCTGAAGCTCAAGTCGCTGCTCAGCACCAAGAGGGAGCAGATCGCCACGCTGCGCCTCGTCCTCAAGGCCAATAAACAG ACAGCAGAAAATGCCCTGGCTAACCTGAAGAGCAagtatgaaaatgaaaagtcaGTGGTGACAGAGACCATGATGAAGCTGAGGAACGAGCTGAAGGCTCTGAAGGAAGACGCTGCCACCTTCTCCTCTCTCAGAGCCATGTTCGCCACGAG GTGTGATGAGTACGTCACCCAGCTGGACGAGATGCAGAGGCAGCTGGCCGCAGCAGAGGACGAGAAGAAGACGCTCAACTCCCTCCTCAGGATGGCGATCCAGCAGAAGCTCGCCCTGACGCAGCGGCTGGAGGACCTGGAGTTTGACCACGAGCAGATTCACCGCGGCCGCGGCGCCAAAGTGCCCAAGATAAAAAGCAGCCCACCCAAAGTGAGTCGTGTGTGTGACCTTTAA
- the bicd1a gene encoding protein bicaudal D homolog 1 isoform X2, giving the protein MAAGGGCGESVDQYRAEVERLTQELAEANREKIRAAECGLAVLEENQALKQKYAELEADQETLRKELEQLQEAFGQAYTNQRKVAEDGETIEETLLQESASKEAYYMGRLLELQTEATLSRSVASNAQAENERLNALLQELRESNEMLDLQRSRMREEIKEYKFRETRLLQDYSELEEENITLQKLVSTLKQSQVEYEGLKHEIKVLEEETVLLNSQLEDALRLKDISEGQLEEALDALKTEREQKNNLRKELAHHISLSDSVYGAGAHLALTVTGVEGLKFAEETGGGGGNVPNGGAIPAANGNMEDSNRCNGHLHHGPVLAKASGDYRAGRKADGLVPDLFSELNLSEMQKLKQQLLQVEREKAGLLMTLQESQTQLQHTQGALTEQNERVHRLTENVNALKHLNADKELDDPQESEKPDGGSPSSNGHLDPDIHGFEILECKYKVAVTEVIDLKAELKALKEKYNQAVEGQGDCHNDDRVQALTEQVSHLEQSYRESRERVAGLEAELRAASHTATESQSMLNAAQDELVTFSEELAQLYHHVCLCNNETPNRVMLDYYRQSRITRSGSLKGPEDPRALLSPRLARRLAAVSAACSPDSPRSPMDSPSRDAHHSNAAGNTAGGVADSSSCHSSPIHNIGGSPSISISRCPSPVPSDAGGDLRREPMNIYNLNAIIRDQIKHLQRAVDRSLQLSRQRAAAREMATMLDKDKESCMEEILKLKSLLSTKREQIATLRLVLKANKQTAENALANLKSKYENEKSVVTETMMKLRNELKALKEDAATFSSLRAMFATRCDEYVTQLDEMQRQLAAAEDEKKTLNSLLRMAIQQKLALTQRLEDLEFDHEQIHRGRGAKVPKIKSSPPKIVSSLLPQYRHSPHN; this is encoded by the exons gCGTTCGGTCAGGCCTACACCAACCAGCGCAAGGTGGCAGAGGATGGAGAGACCATTGAGGAGACGCTGCTGCAGGAGTCAGCCTCCAAGGAGGCGTATTACATGGGCcggctgctggagctgcagacgGAGGCGACGCTGAGCCGCTCGGTGGCGTCCAACGCTCAGGCGGAGAACGAGAGGCTCAACGCGCTTCTGCAGGAGCTGCGAGAG AGCAACGAGATGCTGGACCTGCAGCGCAGCAGGATGAGGGAGGAGATCAAGGAGTATAAGTTCAGGGAGACGCGTCTCCTCCAGGACTACAgcgagctggaggaggagaacatCACCCTGCAGAAGCTGGTCTCCACGCTCAAGCAGAGCCAG GTGGAGTATGAGGGGCTGAAACATGAAATCAAAGTTCTGGAGGAGGAGACGGTCCTCCTCAACAGCCAGCTGGAGGACGCTCTGCGTCTGAAGGACATCTCAGAGGGACAGCTGGAGGAAGCGCTGGACGCCCTGAAGACGGAGCGCGAGCAGAAGAACAACCTGAGGAAGGAGCTGGCCCACCACATCAGCCTGAGCGACAGCGTGTACGGGGCCGGGGCCCACCTGGCGCTCACCGTCACCGGCGTCGAGGGCCTCAAGTTCGCCGAGGAGaccggcggcggcggcggcaacGTTCCCAACGGCGGCGCCATCCCTGCTGCCAACGGCAACATGGAGGACAGCAACCGCTGCAACGGCCACCTGCACCACGGCCCCGTCCTGGCCAAGGCCAGCGGGGATTACCGCGCCGGCAGGAAGGCGGACGGCCTGGTGCCGGACCTGTTCAGCGAGCTCAACCTGTCCGAGATGCagaagctgaagcagcagctgctgcag GTGGAGCGTGAGAAGGCGGGTCTGCTGATGACCCTGCAGGAGTCGCAGACCCAGCTGCAGCACACGCAGGGCGCCCTGACGGAGCAGAACGAGCGCGTCCATCGCCTCACCGAAAACGTCAACGCCCTCAAACACCTGAACGCCGACAAGGAGCTGGACGACCCGCAAGAGAGCGAGAAGCCAGACGGCGGCTCCCCGTCGTCCAACGGCCACCTCGACCCTGACATCCACGGGTTTGAGATCCTGGAGTGTAAGTACAAGGTGGCGGTGACGGAGGTGATCGACCTGAAGGCCGAGCTCAAAGCCTTAAAGGAGAAGTACAACCAGGCGGTGGAGGGCCAGGGAGACTGCCACAACGACGACCGGGTCCAGGCGCTGACTGAGCAG GTTTCCCATTTGGAGCAGAGCTACCGTGAGAGCCGGGAGCGCGTGGCTGGCCTGGAGGCCGAGCTGCGCGCCGCATCACACACGGCGACGGAGAGCCAGAGCATGCTGAACGCGGCGCAGGACGAGCTGGTGACCTTCAGCGAGGAGCTGGCGCAGCTCTACCACCACGTCTGCCTCTGCAACAACGAGACGCCCAACCGCGTCATGCTGGATTACTACCGGCAGAGCCGCATCACACGCAGCGGCAGCCTGAAGGGCCCCGAGGATCCGCGGGCGCTGCTGTCTCCCCGCCTGGCGCGCCGCCTCGCCGCCGTGTCCGCAGCCTGCTCGCCCGACTCCCCGCGCAGCCCAATGGACTCTCCGTCCAGAGACGCCCACCACAGCAACGCGGCGGGCAACACGGCGGGCGGCGTGGCAGACTCGTCGTCCTGCCACAGCAGCCCCATCCATAACATCGGCGGCTCGCCCTCCATCAGCATATCCCGCTGCCCGTCTCCGGTGCCGTCGGACGCGGGCGGCGACCTGCGGAGGGAGCCGATGAACATCTACAACCTGAACGCCATCATCCGAGACCAGATCAAGCACCTGCAGCGGGCCGTGGACCGCTCGCTGCAGCTGTCCCGGCAGAGAGCTGCAGCCAGGGAGATGGCCACCATGCTGGACAAGGACAAGGAGTCGTGCATGGAGGAAATCCTGAAGCTCAAGTCGCTGCTCAGCACCAAGAGGGAGCAGATCGCCACGCTGCGCCTCGTCCTCAAGGCCAATAAACAG ACAGCAGAAAATGCCCTGGCTAACCTGAAGAGCAagtatgaaaatgaaaagtcaGTGGTGACAGAGACCATGATGAAGCTGAGGAACGAGCTGAAGGCTCTGAAGGAAGACGCTGCCACCTTCTCCTCTCTCAGAGCCATGTTCGCCACGAG GTGTGATGAGTACGTCACCCAGCTGGACGAGATGCAGAGGCAGCTGGCCGCAGCAGAGGACGAGAAGAAGACGCTCAACTCCCTCCTCAGGATGGCGATCCAGCAGAAGCTCGCCCTGACGCAGCGGCTGGAGGACCTGGAGTTTGACCACGAGCAGATTCACCGCGGCCGCGGCGCCAAAGTGCCCAAGATAAAAAGCAGCCCACCCAAA ATTGTCAGCAGCCTTCTGCCTCAGTACCGACATTCTCCCCACAACTAA